In a genomic window of Chryseobacterium sp. G0162:
- a CDS encoding 2-hydroxyacid dehydrogenase: MKILLLDKNHPLITEQLLAKGFILEEDFTSTYDEVCNKIKNYDGIIIRSRIPLDKNFLEQAQNLKFIARVGAGMENIDIPVAEKLGIQLINSPEGNRDSVAEHVVGMLLIIMNRLFIASQEVKNGIWKREENRGDELLGKTVGLIGYGNMGKATAKRLSGFGCKVIFHDILPGLEDEFATQVTLEELKESAEVLSLHIPLTSETRYLIDETFISEMKNDFYFVNTARGKNVQTKSLVEALRSGKVKGACLDVLEYEKSSFEHLEIENEDLQYLLGSEKAIVTPHIAGWTHQSKEKLAQFIVDKIVGKFAS, from the coding sequence ATGAAAATTCTCCTTTTAGATAAAAATCACCCACTCATCACCGAACAGCTTTTAGCTAAAGGCTTTATATTGGAAGAAGACTTTACTTCTACTTATGATGAGGTTTGTAATAAGATCAAAAACTATGATGGTATTATCATCAGAAGCCGTATTCCTTTAGATAAAAATTTTCTTGAGCAGGCTCAAAATCTGAAGTTTATTGCAAGGGTAGGTGCTGGTATGGAAAATATTGATATTCCTGTCGCTGAAAAATTAGGCATTCAATTAATTAATTCTCCGGAGGGAAACAGAGATTCAGTCGCAGAACATGTAGTAGGAATGTTGTTGATCATTATGAACAGGCTTTTCATCGCCTCTCAGGAAGTGAAGAATGGGATTTGGAAACGTGAAGAAAACAGAGGTGATGAATTACTTGGGAAGACTGTAGGTTTAATCGGATACGGAAATATGGGGAAGGCTACGGCTAAAAGACTTTCTGGTTTTGGATGTAAAGTGATTTTCCATGATATTCTTCCGGGATTGGAAGATGAGTTTGCTACTCAGGTTACTTTAGAAGAGCTAAAGGAATCTGCCGAAGTGTTGAGCTTACATATTCCCTTAACTTCTGAAACTCGTTATCTTATTGATGAAACATTTATTTCTGAGATGAAAAATGATTTCTATTTTGTCAATACGGCAAGAGGAAAAAACGTACAAACTAAAAGTTTAGTAGAAGCGTTGAGGTCGGGTAAAGTAAAAGGAGCCTGTTTAGATGTATTGGAATATGAAAAGTCCTCTTTTGAGCACCTTGAAATTGAAAATGAAGATTTACAATATCTGCTGGGATCAGAAAAAGCAATAGTTACTCCACATATTGCTGGCTGGACGCATCAGAGTAAAGAAAAATTAGCTCAGTTTATTGTAGATAAGATTGTTGGAAAATTTGCAAGCTAA
- a CDS encoding serine hydrolase domain-containing protein, which produces MKMRNLVLAVTVALSLLSCKNKSESKEVSAENTTNLPNYGNVDLGNVFTKADRQLSNKESLTGYIDQYYKKVWEGGDLSGGILVAKGDEILYENYRGFGREGNQMPIDKNTPLHVASVSKTLTAMAMMKLVEAGKIKLTDHLTQFFPGFPYPNVTVQTLLDQRSGLPKYEYFITKIQPAPAELSKQFITNQDVLNMIIKYKPDLARDTDTGFMYCNTNFALLALLIEKVTQTPFPQAMKEMVFTPLKMTHSYIFQEKDIPTASQSFYYGGNKLYPLDRLDLIYGDKNVYTTPRDLLNFSKAMYSKDFLKPELMQMVFAPYSNEKAGMNNYGLGFRMKIFDNGEKLTYHNGWWHGTNSVFAHLLKSKVTIVAIGNKYSGKVYTALALSGLFEDFPLQKDKLHSVMNDNKDTLNNGHEVFGE; this is translated from the coding sequence ATGAAGATGCGTAATTTAGTACTTGCTGTAACGGTTGCTTTATCCCTTTTATCCTGTAAAAATAAATCTGAATCCAAAGAGGTTTCAGCTGAAAATACCACCAATCTTCCGAACTATGGGAATGTAGATCTGGGAAATGTGTTTACAAAAGCAGATAGACAGCTTTCCAATAAGGAATCACTCACAGGTTATATAGATCAGTACTATAAAAAAGTATGGGAAGGCGGGGATCTTAGCGGGGGAATCTTAGTGGCAAAAGGTGACGAAATTTTATATGAAAACTATAGAGGCTTCGGAAGAGAAGGTAACCAGATGCCTATTGATAAAAATACACCATTACATGTAGCTTCGGTTTCAAAAACATTAACGGCCATGGCCATGATGAAGCTTGTAGAAGCCGGAAAAATAAAACTTACCGATCATCTTACCCAATTCTTTCCAGGATTTCCTTATCCAAATGTAACGGTTCAGACGTTATTGGACCAAAGAAGCGGATTGCCTAAATACGAATACTTTATTACCAAAATACAGCCTGCACCGGCAGAGCTTTCCAAGCAGTTTATTACCAATCAGGATGTTTTGAATATGATTATTAAATATAAACCGGATCTGGCTAGAGATACCGATACTGGGTTTATGTATTGTAATACAAACTTTGCCTTATTGGCTTTGCTGATTGAAAAAGTAACTCAAACTCCTTTTCCACAGGCGATGAAAGAAATGGTATTCACACCGCTGAAAATGACCCATTCTTATATTTTCCAGGAAAAAGATATCCCAACGGCTTCACAATCATTCTACTATGGTGGGAACAAATTATATCCACTGGATAGATTAGATCTGATCTATGGAGACAAAAATGTCTATACCACACCGAGAGACCTGCTTAATTTTTCAAAAGCAATGTATTCGAAGGACTTTCTGAAACCTGAGCTGATGCAGATGGTATTTGCGCCATACAGCAATGAAAAAGCAGGAATGAACAATTATGGTCTTGGTTTTAGAATGAAAATATTTGATAACGGTGAAAAACTGACCTATCATAATGGATGGTGGCATGGAACCAATTCCGTATTTGCCCACCTTTTAAAATCTAAAGTTACTATTGTAGCCATTGGAAACAAATATTCGGGTAAAGTTTATACAGCACTTGCATTATCAGGATTA
- a CDS encoding BspA family leucine-rich repeat surface protein: protein MLKKIYYFSFFFLVMNALQAQSPLILKFLVSDASNPKIKLNTQGIYSYSYVKTNNSTITGNGTGNTGLTEISVPSIGTYNVSIMPTGTFRLNSGTDADKVVELTQWGQITWNTNLSGMFSGYANIQITATDIPDFSGVTNLSSFFSGCTNLSIVNNINNWNVGNVTNMSSLFFNAKAFNKPIGNWNTSKVTDMNQMFFYADAFNQDIGNWNVSNVTNMSSMFNRAKAFNQNINNWNVSNVQNMSLMFEASQSFNQPLNNWNTSNVTNMAQMFSYPSFNQDISSWDVSNVTNMSYMFWSNNNFNKNLGNWTLSPIVNLTEIFGYSGLDCGNYGATLKGWAENPNSPLGRLVGAVGRTYGNGGQIYRNQLINDKGWTFVGDSFSLNCSEPLLHVEEIKSGKTKLLLYPNPASEMIFIKSEYITKSVQVLDASGKVLIKVGETNQLDLRKIPTGTYFIKIATADGSESTHKLIKK, encoded by the coding sequence ATGTTGAAAAAAATTTACTATTTCTCTTTCTTCTTTTTGGTCATGAATGCTCTACAGGCACAGTCTCCACTTATATTAAAATTTTTAGTGAGCGATGCTAGCAACCCAAAAATAAAATTAAATACTCAAGGCATCTACAGCTATTCATATGTAAAGACCAACAATTCTACTATTACAGGTAATGGAACAGGAAACACGGGCTTAACAGAAATAAGCGTTCCCTCAATAGGAACCTATAATGTTTCAATAATGCCAACTGGCACATTTAGACTTAACTCTGGAACTGACGCAGATAAAGTTGTAGAACTAACACAATGGGGGCAAATTACCTGGAATACTAATTTATCAGGAATGTTTTCGGGATATGCAAATATTCAAATTACGGCAACAGATATTCCTGATTTTTCAGGAGTTACCAACCTTAGTTCGTTCTTTTCAGGGTGTACAAACTTATCAATTGTAAACAATATTAATAACTGGAATGTTGGCAACGTGACTAATATGAGTAGTTTATTTTTTAATGCTAAAGCTTTTAATAAGCCAATTGGTAATTGGAATACATCAAAAGTTACAGACATGAACCAGATGTTTTTTTATGCTGACGCCTTCAATCAGGATATTGGCAATTGGAATGTTTCCAATGTAACCAATATGAGTTCCATGTTTAATCGTGCTAAAGCATTCAACCAGAATATTAATAATTGGAATGTTTCAAATGTTCAGAATATGTCATTGATGTTCGAAGCATCTCAGTCTTTTAACCAGCCATTAAATAACTGGAATACTTCAAATGTCACAAATATGGCTCAGATGTTTTCTTATCCAAGTTTTAACCAAGACATTTCCTCTTGGGATGTTTCTAATGTTACAAACATGTCTTACATGTTTTGGTCTAACAATAATTTTAATAAGAATTTAGGCAATTGGACACTTTCTCCAATAGTCAATTTGACAGAGATTTTTGGCTATAGTGGCTTAGATTGTGGAAATTATGGGGCAACATTAAAAGGCTGGGCTGAAAATCCTAATTCTCCACTTGGGCGACTTGTCGGAGCAGTTGGAAGAACTTATGGCAATGGCGGCCAAATATATCGTAATCAATTAATTAATGATAAGGGTTGGACATTTGTTGGAGACAGTTTTTCTCTAAACTGCTCGGAACCTTTGTTACATGTTGAAGAAATAAAATCAGGCAAAACAAAATTACTACTGTACCCAAATCCTGCCTCAGAAATGATCTTTATAAAATCAGAATACATAACTAAATCAGTACAAGTTTTAGATGCTTCAGGAAAAGTATTGATCAAAGTTGGAGAAACCAATCAATTAGACCTGCGAAAAATTCCTACTGGAACCTATTTTATTAAGATTGCAACAGCCGACGGATCTGAGAGTACACATAAACTCATAAAAAAATAA
- a CDS encoding acyl-CoA thioesterase — translation MAKIKTASESLTIMTNIVLPNETNSLRNLFGGELLAKMDRCASISAARHCERRVVTASVNHVSFNHPIPEGGVVVLESKVSRAFSTSMEVYVDVWSDDPINQKKIHTNSGIYTFVAVDEFNRPIPIPDMVPETEDEKERYAAAFRRKELSLILSGRMKPLESVELKKLFQEPEEPQSSKKDKK, via the coding sequence ATGGCAAAAATAAAAACAGCGTCAGAATCCCTGACCATTATGACCAATATCGTTCTTCCGAACGAAACTAACTCTCTAAGAAACCTATTTGGTGGTGAACTTTTAGCAAAAATGGACAGATGTGCTTCTATTTCTGCAGCTAGACACTGTGAAAGAAGAGTAGTAACAGCATCTGTAAACCACGTTTCATTCAATCATCCGATTCCTGAAGGGGGAGTTGTTGTGCTGGAATCTAAAGTTTCTAGAGCATTCTCTACTTCTATGGAGGTATATGTGGATGTATGGTCTGATGATCCGATTAATCAGAAAAAAATTCATACCAATTCTGGAATTTATACCTTCGTTGCAGTAGATGAATTCAACCGTCCTATTCCAATTCCGGATATGGTTCCTGAAACAGAAGATGAAAAAGAAAGATATGCAGCGGCTTTCCGTAGAAAAGAACTTTCATTAATTCTTTCCGGAAGAATGAAACCTTTGGAATCTGTGGAGCTTAAGAAATTATTCCAGGAGCCGGAAGAACCACAATCTTCAAAAAAAGATAAAAAATAA